A window of Streptomyces sp. NBC_01224 genomic DNA:
CGCTCGTGCAGACACCGCCGCATCCGCCGGTACTGACAGCCATCGCCCCGGAGGCGGTCGCTCCGCTGGCCGCCTCGCTCTCTTTGACCGAGGTCAACGCGGACCGGGCCGTCGCCGAGGCGCTGGCCGCCAACTGGCCCGGCCACCGGGTCGTCCAGGAGCAGCGGCTCTACCGGCTGGGGACACTGATCCCGCCCTCCCCCGCCCCCTCGGGCCGGCCCAGAACCGCCACCGCCGCCGACCGGGAACTGCTGGTGCGCTGGTTCCTCGCGTTCGCCGACGAGGTCGGCCGGCCCGCCACCCATGCCGAACGGCAGGTGGACGAACGGACGGCGTCCGGCAGGCTGACCCTCTGGGAGGTCGACGGCGTCCCGGTGTCGATGGCGGGCGTCTCCCCGCGGATCGCGGGCACGGTGCGGATCGCGCCGGTCTACACGCCTGCCGAGCACCGCGGCCGGGGCTACGCGGCCGCGGTGACGGCGGAGGTCAGCCGGGCGGCACGGGAGGACGGCGCGCAGGAGGTGCTGCTCTTCACCGACCTCGCGAACCCGACCAGCAACGGCGTGTATCAGCGCATCGGTTACCGGGCGGTCTCGGACCGGTTGCTGATCAGCGCGGCAGAGCGATGAGCCGACCGCCGGAACCTGCGTGGCTGGTCGCGGCGAATGTGGTGCGGTGGCGGCGGTACGGGGACCTCGGGCAGGAGCTCCGTCCCGGCACGAAGGCGTACCGGGACGGGCGAAGGTGTATGTCATCGACACCTGTCCCGGGATGGGCCACCAGCAGCTGACCACGATGGGACATGCGCGGCACACCGGCCGCTGGATCACCGTCGCCACGGGGACCCGCCATCTGCACGCCTGCCGGGCGCAGCTGGTGTACATCCCGGCCGTGCTGCAGCGGCGTGCCGGTCCGGGCGCTGCCACGAGACAGGAGGCCGACGAGCCGGCCGCCCTGCTGGAGCGGGTCGCCGGGGAGGAACGGCATGCCCGTCACGGGGCTCCGCACCCCGATGCCTGTCTCTGCCACGCGTGCCTGCCTGTCATCCCAGAGTGAGCCGCGGCTTCGGTGCGTCCGTGCGGCCCGTCGGCGGGGTGCGGCTGCCCGCACGGTACGGGAGCGGCCAGGGCGCGCCCGGTCCGCTGTAGCCCTGGTCGGCCGCCGCGTGCAGCGTCCAGTGCGGGTCGTAGAGATGGGGACGGGCCAGGGCACACAGGTCGGTCCGGCCCGCGAGCAGCAGTGAATTCACGTCGTCCCAGGAGGAGATCGCACCGACCGCGATGACGGGCACGCACAGCGTGTTACGGATCCGGTCGGCGTACGGGGTCTGGTAGGAGCGGCCGTACTCGGGGCTCTCGTCGGGGACGACCTGACCGGTGGAGACGTCGATGGCGTCGGCTCCGTGGGCGACGAAGGCGCGGGCGATCTCGACGGCGTCCTCGGCCGTCGTGCCGCCCTCGGCCCAGTCCGTGGCGGAGATACGGACGGTCATGGGCCGGTCGTCGGGCCAGTCGGCGCGCATCGCGTCGAAGACTTCGAGGGGGAAGCGGAGTCGGCCCTGCAGCGATCCGCCGTAGTGGTCGGTGCGGTGGTTGGTGAGCGGCGAGAGGAAGCCGGAGAGCAAGTAGCCGTGGGCGCAGTGGAGTTCGAGCAGGTCGAAGCCGCAGAGGTCGGCACGCCGGGCCGCGGCTGCGAATTGTTCGCGTACGGCATCGAGGCCGGCCCGGTCCAAGGCGTGCGGGACCTGGTTGACGCCGTCGGTGTACGGGATCGGGGAGGCGGCGGTGAGCGGCCAGTTGCCGTGGTCGAGGGGCTGGTCGATGCCTTCCCACATCAGTTTGGTGGAGCCCTTGCGCCCGGAGTGACCGAGTTGGACGCCGATGGCCGTACCGGGTGCGCTCGCATGGACGAAGTCGGTGATCCGGGTCCAGGCGGCAGCCTGTTCGGGGGTGTAGAGGCCGGTGCAGCCGGGGGTGATGCGGCCGTCGGCGCTGACGCACACCATCTCCGTCATGACGAGCCCTGCGCCGCCGAGTGCGCGTGCGCCCAGGTGGACGAGGTGGAAGTCGCCGG
This region includes:
- a CDS encoding GNAT family N-acetyltransferase, with the protein product MTWTFTDDVNAFLDAAGASLVARPAENTLVLTVTATLRRSGPHAYGDADPLLGWWRGADGEVAGTLVQTPPHPPVLTAIAPEAVAPLAASLSLTEVNADRAVAEALAANWPGHRVVQEQRLYRLGTLIPPSPAPSGRPRTATAADRELLVRWFLAFADEVGRPATHAERQVDERTASGRLTLWEVDGVPVSMAGVSPRIAGTVRIAPVYTPAEHRGRGYAAAVTAEVSRAAREDGAQEVLLFTDLANPTSNGVYQRIGYRAVSDRLLISAAER